CATAGCACAGTTGCTGCAAACACTTCTTTCAAAAGCAACATCTGCACGCTAACCCCAGGGAGTAGCCTCGCAGCCCACACGGCAATTGGCACTAACAGGGCAAGCATAACACCAGGCCAACTTGCCTTTAGAAGTTCAGCGCAGCTAACCCCTGTTATTCCCAGAACCTTGCTCCACTGGGGAACTGTCGCCAGCATTCCCAGAACCACAGCGAGCGAGGTGCCGGCAACTCCGAATAGCATGGTCAAAGGATATATTATTAGAGCCATAACGAGAACCCGCCAGAAATTCATCCAGAAGTCCAGCTGCGGTTTTCCAGTTCCAGTAAACACCGCCCCTCCCACAGCTGCAACCGATCGAAGGAAGCCGGCCAAAGTCAACAATTGCAGGGGCACGATTGCGGCTTCCCATTTAGCACCTAAAAGACCGGTTATGATTTCAGGGGCTGCCGCTATCAAGAAAACGGTTAGCGGCAAAGAAAGCGTCATTATTATTTCAAATACACTCAAAAACGCTCTTCTGAGCCTCTCCTTCTCATCTTGAATCTCCGCATAGGCAGGAAACATTACAGCATTTGTCACATGCGTGATTTCGGTTGCCGGCATATTGGACAAGCGATAGGCAACTTGATAAACACCCAGAGCACTTGCTCCCAGCAACTTACCCAGAAAGGCGTCGTCCCCTTGAGTTGCAAGAAACAGGATGACTGTATAGGCAAGAACCCATCGGCCATATTCAAACAGTTCGACTGCTTCTTCTTTGTGCAAACGGAACGAGGGACGATATTCTAGAAGCACATAGGAAAGAATTACTCGGGTTACAGCTCCTGCCATGCCAGCCCAGATAAGTGCCCAGGCAGAGTGAAGCTGAAGAGCGAAAGCCACCCCCACAACAAGACTGACCAGGGCTGAGCCCACATCATAGACAAAATTCCTTCGGAATTTGAACTCTCTCTGAAAAAACACAACGCCGACGTTTTCGCAGCCGCCTAGCACAACTGAGATGCACATTACCCGAAGGAGGGACACTACCCGGATCTCATTGAAAAACCAGCCGATTACTGGGGCTGCCGTAAACAGAATTAGTGCTAGTAGAATCCCTCTGATAATCTGCACAGTCCAGGCAGTATCTAGATAGGGCTTGATGTCCCCCCTTCTCTGAACTAGAGCTTTATCGAAGCCGGTTCTGGAGAAAGTCTGCAGGGTAGCTATAGAAAGCAGGACTAGACCATATAGGCCGAAATCTGCTTTGGAGAGCAATCTAGCAAGTATGACAACCTTGCCGAGGGTCAGAGCCTGTGCAATAATTTTGCTGGCAGAAACCCAACCCATCCCCCGGAGAACTCGCTCAGTAAGAGACGACTGTGAGTTTACTCTAGACATGTTGGGTGTTTGCGTTGTCCTCGATATGTTGATTTACGAGTATTGTGGCAACATCCGCTTTTGGATAGATGGAAGGGTTAGTATACAGTTGAATGAAGTTTACCTTCGGTGGACGCCGCCGAGAGATCCAAATTTTCTTTTGTTTCTGGAAAAACGAACACTTTACACCCTTCGCACACAACTCCCACCTGCCAGGTCTTCCAAGATTTCCACCTGGCAGTAACTGGCAAGACCGCGACTGCAACACTCTTGCCGGGAACGTTAACCGTTCCCCGGGCAAAGACGTCGCCGCCTTTTTCTTTCGGGTTGCGAAGTTGAAGCTTGATGTTGGTGGCATCTTTTTCGCCCAGGTTCATCAGCAGTACGCGCATGGTTTTAGGTACCACGAGTCTGCTGGGATTTGACCAGCTCCTGTCTGGCTCCACCCATCGACTGGATGCAACAATCATCGGCCTCTTCCATGGTTCAGTAAATGTCTTGTATAGTTCGATCACCTCTCTGGGGAGTCCTGAACCATCCGTTGGAATCTGGTCAAATCTGTTGCATAACTCGTCTGCGTATGCCAACAACCCCGGCTCCCCACGGTTAACTCCTGCAGCAAAAAAGGCCACGCCGGGAGATTCCGGTGCAATGAGGCGGAGAAACCTAATCTGTTGCTCGAGCTCCTTCTTGGTGGCAGCCCACTTGTCGCCTGGATTGCCGCCAATGCCCAGACCAAGACCAACAATGGTCTTGTGCATCAGGCCCTGATACTGCGCTGCCCGAACCTGGCTAATGATATGCCAGTATCCTTCCATACTGCCCACATATGCTTCGGGCAAAACCAGATCTACCACCTCACGGTATGCTTCGGCCAGAACCGGCGAAATAGGTCCCCGCATATGCCAGACTACCAGCCGCAATTGTGGAGATTTCTTCCTGGTCTCGCGGAGGATCAAGGCGGTCTTCTGGTCTGTCTGCCCACCAAAGTCGAAGCCGAATTCGTCAATGCACACCACAGGTTCAGGATTGCCGCCGTAGTCAATTGAAGCGAGAATCTTCACAGCTTCAGAAACAGGATTGCGAAGCAGACTGAACCACGTTTTTCCCTGGCAGGTAATCACCCCTCTTTCTCTCCAGTACTTCCAATCGCCAGGCTTGCTGAGAATTAAATTCGCTGAGTGCAGAGTGACAGGCTTCTTGTTTTTGGGTAGATACAAGAAAGCAAAAATATGCTTTTTCCCCAGAACCTCAGCATTTGCTTGAATCTGGCCTAATTGCACCAAAAAGATGAGAATGGTAAACCAGGAAACAATAAACAACGAATTCTTGCATGCCGACTGCAACCTGCTTCCACTGGAATGTTTAAATTCTCTGGCTGTGACCTGCAAAATCATTTCAAGGCTTCGTGCTCTTTCGC
The window above is part of the Deltaproteobacteria bacterium genome. Proteins encoded here:
- a CDS encoding lipopolysaccharide biosynthesis protein; its protein translation is MSRVNSQSSLTERVLRGMGWVSASKIIAQALTLGKVVILARLLSKADFGLYGLVLLSIATLQTFSRTGFDKALVQRRGDIKPYLDTAWTVQIIRGILLALILFTAAPVIGWFFNEIRVVSLLRVMCISVVLGGCENVGVVFFQREFKFRRNFVYDVGSALVSLVVGVAFALQLHSAWALIWAGMAGAVTRVILSYVLLEYRPSFRLHKEEAVELFEYGRWVLAYTVILFLATQGDDAFLGKLLGASALGVYQVAYRLSNMPATEITHVTNAVMFPAYAEIQDEKERLRRAFLSVFEIIMTLSLPLTVFLIAAAPEIITGLLGAKWEAAIVPLQLLTLAGFLRSVAAVGGAVFTGTGKPQLDFWMNFWRVLVMALIIYPLTMLFGVAGTSLAVVLGMLATVPQWSKVLGITGVSCAELLKASWPGVMLALLVPIAVWAARLLPGVSVQMLLLKEVFAATVL